One window of Phycodurus eques isolate BA_2022a unplaced genomic scaffold, UOR_Pequ_1.1 contig_29, whole genome shotgun sequence genomic DNA carries:
- the LOC133398271 gene encoding oocyte zinc finger protein XlCOF6-like isoform X1, which translates to MCSRSTAEYEEELCGPKEEKEPQRQRLDAVFNRQPRTVPRRADITEDLRTERQEPELPHIKEEEEPISIKKEEEEARPHVKPVEEEKDITKFPLTGVPMKSEDEGQREESRGAEPPSSSSSQHMATEGDGDSCGGSQPDGLLAPLSDSDDMTSHSPDTDDDDDRQSESALTCHTENKRWKCSHCGKTFANESILKQHVRTHTGEKPFSCSVCCQRFTRKGHLKMHTRTHTGEKPFSCSICGQRFSEKGSLIKHTRTHTGEKPFSCPVCGQKFTQKGHLKRHTRTHTGEKPFSCSICGQRFSEKGNFKKHTRTHTGEKPFSCTVCGQRFSEKGSLTKHTRTHTGEKPFSCTVCGKRFSEKGNLIKHTRIHTGEKPFSCTVCGQRFSEKGSLTKHTRTHAGEKPFPCSVCGQRFDLKGSLIKHKRTHAGEKPFSCPVCGQRFTQKGHLKRHRRSHTGEKPFSCSICGQRFSEKGNFKKHTRTHTGEKPFSCTVCGQRFSVKGSLTKHTRTHTGEKPFSCTVCGKGFSEKGNLIKHTRIHTGEKPFSCTVCGQRFSEKGSLTKHRRTHAGEKPFSCSVCGQRFYLKGSLIKHKRTHAGEKPFSCPVCGQRFTQKGHLKRHTRTHTGEKPFSCSICGQRFSEKGNFKKHTRTHTGEKPFSCTVCGQRFSVKGSLTKHTRTHTGEKPFSCTVCGKRFSEKGNLIKHTRIHTGEKPLSCTVCGQRFYLKGSLIKHKRTPTEEKPCACSVCGQRFT; encoded by the coding sequence acatcactgaagatcttcgtactgagcggcaggagccagagctccctcacatcaaagaggaggaggagcccaTTTCgattaaaaaagaagaggaagaagcgcGCCCTCACGTCAAACcggtagaggaggagaaggatATCACCAAGTTTCCATTGACTGGTGTCCCtatgaagagtgaagatgaaggtcaacgtgaggagagcagaggggcggagcctccaagcagcagctcaagtcaacacatggcaacagaaggtgatggagacagCTGTGGAGGATCGCAACCAGAtggcctcttagctccactatcagatagtgacgacatgacgtcacactctcctgacactgatgatgatgatgatagacAGTCTGAAAGTGCtttgacatgtcacactgaaaacaaacgatggaaatgttctcattgTGGGAAAACGTTCGCTAATGAGAGCATTTTGAAACAACacgtgagaacacacactggagaaaaacctttttcctgctcagtttgttgtcaaagattcactcggaagggacacttaaaaatgcacacaagaacccacactggagagaaacctttttcctgctcaatttgtggtcaaagattctctgaaaagggaagtttaataaaacacacaagaacccacactggtgagaaacctttttcctgcccAGTTTGTGGTCAGaaattcactcagaagggacacttaaaaaggcacacaagaacccacactggagagaaacctttttcctgctcaatttgtggtcaaagattctctgaaaaaggaaattttaaaaaacacacaagaacccacactggggagaaacctttttcctgcacagtttgtggtcaaagattctctgaaaagggaagtttaacaaaacacacaagaacccacactggtgagaaacctttttcctgcacagtttgtgggaaaagattctctgaaaagggaaatttaataaaacacacaagaatccacactggtgagaaacctttttcctgcacagtttgtggtcaaagattctctgaaaagggaagtttaacaaaacacacaagaacccatgcaggagagaaaccttttccatgctcagtttgtggtcaaagattcgaTTTGAAGGGAAgtttaataaaacacaaacgAACCCAcgctggtgagaaacctttttcctgcccagtttgtggtcagagattcactcagaagggacacttaaaaagGCACAGAAGAagccacactggagagaaacctttttcctgctcaatttgtggtcaaagattctctgaaaagggaaattttaaaaaacacacaagaacccacactggagagaaacctttttcctgcacagtttgtggtcaaagattctctgtaaaGGGAAgtttaacaaaacacacaagaacccacactggtgagaaacctttttcctgcacagtttgtggtaaaggattctctgaaaagggaaatttaataaaacacacaagaatccacactggcgagaaacctttttcctgcacagtttgtggtcaaagattctctgaaaagggaagtTTAACAAAACACAGAAGAACCCAcgctggagagaaacctttttcatgctcagtttgtggtcaaagattctatTTGAAGGGAAgtttaataaaacacaaacgAACCCAcgctggtgagaaacctttttcctgcccagtttgtggtcagagattcactcagaagggacacttaaaaaggcacacaagaacccacaccggagagaaacctttttcctgctcaatttgtggtcaaagattctccgaaaaaggaaattttaaaaagcacacaagaacccacactggagagaaacctttttcctgcacagtttgtggtcaaagattctctgtaaaGGGAAgtttaacaaaacacacaagaacccacactggtgagaaacctttttcctgcacagtttgtggtaaaagattctctgaaaagggcaatttaataaaacacacaagaatccacactggcgagaaacctctttcctgcacagtttgtggtcaaagattctatTTGAAGGGAAgtttaataaaacacaaaagaacCCCCACTGAAGAGAAACCTtgtgcctgctcagtttgtggtcaaagattcacttgA